TCAGTCATATTAAATATTGCCCATAACGGAGTTAATTCAGTAAATAACCTCAAGTGACCAACGAACATTCCTAGAATTGCCATGTGCATGGGCCAAGAAATCAACCATAATTTAAAGGAGCCTCGATAAACTTTCCTTAGAAAGAATATTTCCAAAATCATTCCTTTTATAAAATTCGCCATTTTTGTTGGAGTATTCGATGAATTATTCAAATTTTCAAATTGTGATTTTTGGCGGAATCTTAGCCAGTTCATAGATCGATAAATCAATCCAATGAAAAGAGTTGTTAGAGCAATGTAAGGCATAATCGTCAGTAAAAAAAGATATAATGATTCTGGAAGATTTTCGATCAGCATCTTCAGCCCAATAGTCGGGACAAGTATATATTTAACATTTTAGATAAGTATCTATATTTGTGAGGCGAATCGATGATGGCGGTTAGTTTTCTAGAAAAAAGGTTAAAACCTTCGCTTCGTATGCAATTCGATTCTTGTACAAAATGCGGACTTTGTGTGGGATGGTGTCCCGCTGTAGAAGAATTAGGGGATATAGCGGTATCGCCAGCTAAAAAGATACAACTTTTGAAAAAAGCATTGAAAAAGAGGAAACTAACAGAAAGTGAGATTGATGAATTAAACAGAGTCTTTTACGCTTGTTCAGAATGCGGATCATGTTCCGCTGTCTGTGGTTCCTTAATAGATACACCTGAACTTTGGGAGGAGATAAGAACTGAGTTTGTTGAACGGGGTATTGGGCCATTCGGAAAACAAAAAGGTTTTCTTACAAGAGTAAGAGAGAAATACAATCCATATAACGGAGATCCCAACAAGAGATTAGATTGGCTTCCTGAAGATATACAAGTAGAAGAAAAAGCGGAGTTAGGTGTTTACTTAGGTTGTACTCAATCATATAGACAACAGAAATATGCGATTCAAAATTTGAGATTGTTTAACAAGTTAGGAATTAAATTTACTTTACTTGGGAACAACGAATGGTGTTGCGGCTCTCCTCTACTGAGAACAGGGCAAACAGAGATAATGTATGATTTAGTCAAGCACAATATCAATGCCTTTAAAGAGAAGGGGGTAAAAAGGGTGTTATACACGTGTGCAGGATGTTACCGAACCAGCCTTATAGATTGGCCTAAATATCATAAAGTTCCTTTTGAGGTGATGCATATTTCAAAATATCTGGCTGAATTAGTCAATAGAAGTTACTTTAAACTCGATGCGAATAAATTGGCTCCATTAGAGAAAGTTGTTACATACCACGATCCATGCCATTTAGGTCGACACATAGGCAATATCTATGATGCCCCTCGTACAGTATTAA
This sequence is a window from Candidatus Methylarchaceae archaeon HK02M2. Protein-coding genes within it:
- a CDS encoding 4Fe-4S dicluster domain-containing protein; protein product: MMAVSFLEKRLKPSLRMQFDSCTKCGLCVGWCPAVEELGDIAVSPAKKIQLLKKALKKRKLTESEIDELNRVFYACSECGSCSAVCGSLIDTPELWEEIRTEFVERGIGPFGKQKGFLTRVREKYNPYNGDPNKRLDWLPEDIQVEEKAELGVYLGCTQSYRQQKYAIQNLRLFNKLGIKFTLLGNNEWCCGSPLLRTGQTEIMYDLVKHNINAFKEKGVKRVLYTCAGCYRTSLIDWPKYHKVPFEVMHISKYLAELVNRSYFKLDANKLAPLEKVVTYHDPCHLGRHIGNIYDAPRTVLNAIPKLKFVEMKRNKETARCCGAGGGVKAGMPDLALKMSIKRLKDATDTGANILVTSCPFCLTNFKQAQEEIKMNIEILDLVELLSNQLGIKDD